In one Dermacentor albipictus isolate Rhodes 1998 colony unplaced genomic scaffold, USDA_Dalb.pri_finalv2 scaffold_11, whole genome shotgun sequence genomic region, the following are encoded:
- the LOC139051360 gene encoding uncharacterized protein produces MFPMFRPFQDCAHRTCIVQWCTNTPKTSHARFFRVPKDSRMEAYLEYSGRQDLMGLPRQKVSNYRICSAHFTDGDFLDPAGHRLVWSAVPTVKAPFERFESKDDAASPAPLRERTPEPGPSGLCRATPATGTPTGRRLGTERTPSWRGRKEKLFSPGTGRILKRCKADARRYRRAVSRLQKRKSPRKVTKRDAMETLRSCLTPEFYKLVSSQVVLHGRKMKGRRWPQEMKEFALSTYFHSPVAYRHLSNVLALPTSRSLRRWLTEVPMTTGIIPNVIDVLKEATTDWHLLDRACVIIFDEMSLRQNLQHY; encoded by the exons ATGTTTCCGATGTTTCGCCCGTTCCAGGACTGCGCGCACCGCACATGCATTGTGCAATGGTGCACGAATACCCCGAAAACGAGCCATGCAAGGttcttccgggtgcctaaagacagcAG GATGGAAGCATATCTCGAGTACTCTGGGAGGCAAGACCTCATGGGTTTGCCCAGGCAGAAGGTCAGCAACTACAGAATCTGCTCGGCGCACTTCACGGATGGAGACTTTTTGGACCCGGCGGGACACAGGCTCGTTTGGTCAGCCGTGCCAACCGTGAAAGCGCCATTTGAGCGGTTCGAGTCAAAAG ATGACGCTGCCAGCCCTGCGCCCCTGCGGGAGCGGACACCTGAGCCAGGACCGTCTGGACTATGCAGAG CTACACCAGCTACTGGCACTCCAACAGGACGGCGCCTAGGCACTGAAC GTACACCTTCATGGCGTGGGCGGAAGGAGAAGCTCTTCAGCCCTGGCACGGGGAGAATTCTAAAGAGGTGCAAAGCAGATGCTCGCAGGTACCGGAGAGCCGTGTCACGGTTGCAAAAGCGTAAGAGTCCTCGTAAGGTTACTAAGAGGGATGCCATGGAAACCCTAAGGTCGTGCCTGACACCAGAGTTTTACAAGCTCGTGAGCAGTCAGGTCGTGCTCCATGGTCGCAAAATGAAGGGAAGGAGGTGGCCACAGGAAATGAAAGAGTTTGCCCTGAGCACATACTTTCATAGCCCGGTGGCATACAGGCACCTTTCCAATGTGCTTGCTTTGCCAACCTCGAGGTCTCTTCGGAGGTGGCTGACAGAAGTGCCAATGACAACCGGAATTATTCCTAATGTAATTGATGTACTTAAAGAAGCAACCACTGATTGGCATTTACTGGATCGGGCCTGTGTCATCATATTTGATGAAATGTCTCTGCGACAAAACTTGCA ACATTATTGA